A genomic window from Silene latifolia isolate original U9 population chromosome 11, ASM4854445v1, whole genome shotgun sequence includes:
- the LOC141612057 gene encoding sm-like protein LSM36B, whose product MSNGSEKGLGSAKTPADFLKSIRGRPVVVKLNSGVDYRGILACLDGYMNIAMEQTEEYVNGQLKNKYGDAFIRGNNVLYISTTKRTLADGAQL is encoded by the exons ATGAGTAATGGAAGTGAGAAAGGTTTAGGAAGCGCCAAGACACCCGCTGATTTTCTTAAATCAATTCGAGGCCGCCCTGTTGTTGTTAAGCTTAATTCTGGTGTTGATTATCGAG GCATTTTagcttgccttgatggctacatGAATATTGCCATGGAGCAAACGGAGGAGTACGTCAATGGACAGCTTAAAAACAAATATGGTGATGCGTTCATTCGCGGGAATAATG TGCTTTATATCAGTACAACAAAGAGGACACTCGCTGATGGAGCTCAACTTTAG